A part of Desulfobacterales bacterium genomic DNA contains:
- a CDS encoding DMT family transporter — translation MNHQRLLTFPPVVILLVIVCSLLWGSAFPCVKIGFRLFDIEGSTAGKLYFAAYRFLLAGVIILAGVRLFGKSIRLPRKKDYAAVFVLGLVHTTFQYIFFYIGLSHTTGMKASIINGAGSFILAIYSHGFIKNDRISPATAFGLFLGFSGLVLINVSRASFSPGFHFMGEGFILCAAIASVAAMVLVKHSAMRIYPPLLGGYQLFFGALGLLAVSLATDSPGAVHLSASGLALTGYLSFVSATAFPLWYALIKYNSLSKMAVYRFLIPVCGTLLSAALLDVEALNIPVVVSLILVSAGMILTSLKRS, via the coding sequence ATGAACCATCAACGTCTGCTGACCTTCCCTCCGGTGGTCATCCTCCTGGTCATTGTCTGTTCCCTGTTGTGGGGCAGCGCCTTTCCGTGTGTTAAAATCGGTTTCAGGCTGTTTGATATCGAAGGCAGCACCGCGGGAAAACTGTATTTTGCCGCGTACCGGTTTCTGCTGGCAGGTGTCATAATCCTGGCCGGTGTCCGTCTTTTCGGCAAATCGATCCGACTTCCCCGGAAAAAAGACTACGCCGCGGTGTTCGTTCTGGGGCTGGTGCACACCACCTTTCAGTACATCTTTTTCTATATCGGTCTATCCCACACCACCGGCATGAAGGCATCGATCATCAACGGGGCCGGTTCCTTTATCCTGGCAATCTATTCGCACGGATTCATCAAAAACGACCGGATTTCCCCCGCCACCGCCTTCGGGCTTTTTCTGGGGTTTTCGGGGCTGGTCCTGATCAATGTATCGAGGGCATCGTTTTCCCCCGGATTTCATTTCATGGGGGAAGGCTTCATTCTGTGTGCGGCGATAGCCTCCGTGGCGGCCATGGTGCTTGTAAAGCACTCGGCCATGCGGATCTACCCGCCGCTGCTGGGAGGCTACCAACTGTTTTTCGGGGCCCTGGGGCTGCTTGCCGTATCACTTGCAACCGACTCCCCGGGGGCGGTGCACCTGTCCGCTTCCGGTCTGGCACTTACAGGCTACCTGAGTTTTGTGTCGGCAACGGCCTTTCCCCTCTGGTATGCCCTGATCAAATACAATTCACTGAGCAAAATGGCCGTGTACCGGTTTCTCATCCCGGTTTGCGGAACACTGCTTTCCGCGGCACTCCTGGACGTTGAAGCGCTCAATATCCCTGTCGTCGTTTCCCTGATCCTGGTCTCCGCCGGAATGATCCTGACATCCCTGAAACGATCGTAA